In Leptolyngbya sp. SIO1E4, one DNA window encodes the following:
- the def gene encoding peptide deformylase codes for MGEALEALSVLQLGDPRLRLVARPVEQIDDRLQTLINHLIWTAEKTNGVGIAAPQVGASLRLFIVASRPNLRYPNAPLMAPTAMINPRIVAHADAQVAGWEGCLSVPDQRGQVDRYPEIEVEYCDRTGTLQRQVLTDFVARIFQHEQDHLEGTVFVDRVADSRQLISEAEYLAQLTTVSAS; via the coding sequence ATGGGTGAAGCATTAGAGGCATTATCGGTACTGCAGCTAGGGGATCCGCGTTTGCGGTTAGTGGCGCGACCAGTTGAGCAGATTGACGATCGCCTCCAAACGCTGATCAATCATCTGATCTGGACAGCGGAGAAAACCAACGGGGTCGGGATTGCTGCTCCCCAGGTCGGCGCTTCACTGCGGCTATTTATTGTTGCCTCGCGTCCCAATTTGCGGTATCCCAATGCACCGCTGATGGCACCTACGGCCATGATTAACCCGCGTATAGTGGCTCATGCAGATGCTCAGGTAGCCGGGTGGGAAGGGTGCCTCAGCGTGCCCGATCAACGGGGTCAGGTTGATCGCTATCCAGAAATTGAGGTGGAATATTGCGATCGCACAGGCACTCTGCAGCGACAAGTTCTCACAGATTTTGTTGCGCGCATTTTTCAACACGAACAGGATCACCTGGAAGGCACCGTATTTGTGGATCGGGTGGCTGATTCTCGCCAGTTAATCAGTGAGGCCGAATATTTGGCTCAGCTTACAACTGTCTCTGCCAGTTGA
- a CDS encoding collagen-like protein, giving the protein MKSQAPVGLILVAIALITAVPLADPLRGPLIALADSIRSYGTDGSAGRNGRNGRNGEAGRPRTIRADGTPQEVYLVGTQGRDGEDGEHGDRPYCRAQPRNVEYDLQAADGGNGGDGGNGGNGGNGGDATIYYTDPANLRLTYVDARGGEPGRGGRGGLGAEGCECDDHGWRVQICNDGQCEEERYICRDGDDGRYGRHGRDGSVGEPGQIQLINQLEPLAPDASTQTQTLETFLQQSVSLSKNLWETRTGAAAQLAGGSIVADTYQYYLGRVVGQAQVTWAAPQSQAAFLAMSPTVALQDSGDIQFQFPDTLWVEGRQDRTDAVATYTITGIVRADDATRLALGNMSGQGNDLTVAVVDLAAESDYLDTQFELIYRTANGDPRDDRRLRYRTRYDGEIPADLITRDNNRFSLALGKLPINTRYFRAGTYVQAELRITRSLGTHSATQTLNWQRQL; this is encoded by the coding sequence ATGAAATCTCAGGCTCCTGTTGGGCTCATTCTGGTTGCGATCGCCCTGATTACCGCAGTGCCACTAGCAGACCCCCTGCGCGGCCCTCTTATTGCGTTAGCCGATAGCATCCGCTCGTATGGCACCGATGGCTCAGCAGGGCGCAATGGGCGCAACGGGCGCAATGGGGAAGCCGGTCGACCCCGCACCATCCGCGCCGATGGCACCCCCCAAGAGGTGTATTTAGTGGGCACCCAGGGACGTGACGGCGAAGATGGGGAACATGGCGATCGCCCCTATTGTCGCGCCCAGCCTCGCAACGTCGAGTATGACCTGCAAGCGGCTGATGGCGGCAACGGGGGCGATGGCGGCAACGGGGGCAATGGCGGCAACGGCGGCGACGCCACCATTTACTACACCGATCCGGCGAACCTGCGCCTCACTTATGTTGATGCCCGCGGCGGGGAGCCCGGACGAGGCGGTCGCGGGGGGCTTGGTGCCGAGGGGTGCGAATGTGACGATCACGGCTGGCGTGTACAAATTTGCAACGATGGTCAGTGTGAAGAGGAACGCTACATTTGTCGCGATGGGGACGATGGTAGATATGGTCGCCATGGTCGTGATGGGTCGGTCGGTGAGCCCGGCCAAATCCAGCTAATTAATCAATTAGAACCGCTGGCTCCGGACGCCTCAACGCAAACCCAGACCCTAGAAACCTTTCTCCAGCAATCCGTGTCGTTATCTAAAAACCTGTGGGAAACCAGAACTGGCGCTGCAGCCCAATTGGCGGGGGGGTCTATTGTTGCAGACACCTACCAATATTATCTGGGTCGCGTTGTCGGGCAGGCTCAAGTAACGTGGGCAGCTCCGCAATCACAAGCAGCCTTCTTAGCCATGTCTCCCACCGTAGCGCTGCAAGATTCAGGGGACATTCAGTTTCAGTTTCCCGACACCCTCTGGGTAGAGGGACGTCAAGATCGCACTGATGCGGTGGCCACATACACCATCACGGGGATTGTTCGAGCTGACGATGCGACTCGCTTAGCCTTGGGCAACATGAGCGGGCAAGGGAATGACCTGACAGTAGCGGTCGTGGATCTGGCTGCAGAGTCTGACTATCTCGATACTCAGTTTGAGTTAATTTATCGCACCGCCAATGGGGATCCGCGAGACGATCGCCGACTTCGCTACAGAACTCGCTACGATGGTGAAATTCCTGCCGATCTCATTACCCGTGACAACAATCGGTTTTCATTGGCCCTAGGGAAGTTGCCCATCAACACGCGCTATTTTCGAGCGGGTACCTATGTACAGGCTGAACTGCGCATCACGCGTTCCCTCGGCACTCACTCTGCAACTCAGACTCTCAACTGGCAGAGACAGTTGTAA
- a CDS encoding NUDIX hydrolase yields the protein MTRWHLRDRFLALKTRWFALIGEHWDTEQGMLEYWRIERDHSVVVLPLLAGSFVLPEPIYRPGVGQATLDFPGGRIAPEQSPSIAATQVLQRELGISADAVATLTVLNSDGWAINSSFSNQLLYGCMAELKPDTVPSVPYQHFSVNSEGIQALSQALTCLQCRAVLREWQARHLSPGS from the coding sequence ATGACGAGGTGGCACCTCCGCGATCGCTTTCTGGCACTCAAGACACGCTGGTTTGCGCTCATTGGGGAGCATTGGGACACGGAGCAGGGAATGCTGGAATACTGGCGCATAGAACGAGACCATTCTGTCGTGGTGCTCCCACTCCTGGCTGGCAGCTTTGTGCTGCCGGAGCCGATTTATCGTCCAGGTGTTGGACAAGCGACCCTCGATTTTCCAGGCGGTCGCATCGCACCAGAGCAATCTCCTAGCATTGCCGCTACCCAGGTTTTGCAACGGGAACTAGGAATTTCAGCGGATGCCGTCGCGACCCTCACCGTCTTGAACTCGGACGGGTGGGCCATCAACAGCTCTTTTTCTAATCAGCTGCTGTATGGCTGTATGGCAGAGTTGAAACCCGATACGGTTCCCTCAGTGCCCTATCAACACTTTTCTGTCAATTCTGAAGGTATCCAAGCCCTGAGCCAAGCCTTAACGTGTCTGCAATGTCGGGCCGTCTTGCGGGAATGGCAGGCGCGACACCTGAGCCCAGGCAGTTAA
- a CDS encoding radical SAM protein — MMICSTSVPAVYGPVRSWRFGQSLGIDVIGSISTCSFNCLYCQLGGIEQITCDRGLFVSTAALQEELAQQSWQDIDVVTFSGSGEPTLALNLGEIIQIVHELTPRPVVVLTNGTLLGNLSVQQELATADIIAVKLDAVSSDRWRRVNRPAPGLLLETVLQNMIAFREKYSGHLAIQTMVMEPWSTTEEQRYIAILNAMQPDEVQLNTPLRPRPVTHLVEARGNHDATPDVTWRHPRHVTLDTLKAMGDRLQSELAIPIKLPLDHSRAQTNMMAS; from the coding sequence ATGATGATTTGTTCGACCTCGGTTCCTGCTGTTTACGGGCCTGTGAGATCGTGGCGTTTTGGACAATCCTTGGGCATTGATGTCATTGGGAGCATTTCAACGTGCTCTTTTAACTGTCTCTATTGCCAGCTCGGAGGCATTGAGCAAATCACGTGCGATCGTGGCTTGTTTGTCTCGACCGCTGCTCTCCAGGAGGAATTAGCCCAACAATCTTGGCAGGATATCGACGTCGTCACCTTTAGTGGCAGCGGTGAACCGACACTGGCCCTCAATTTGGGGGAAATCATCCAGATCGTGCACGAACTGACTCCCCGCCCTGTCGTCGTCCTGACCAATGGCACCCTGTTGGGAAATCTCAGCGTTCAGCAAGAACTCGCCACCGCCGACATCATTGCTGTCAAGTTAGATGCCGTCTCCTCGGATCGCTGGAGGCGAGTCAACCGCCCAGCGCCAGGTTTGCTTTTAGAAACGGTCTTGCAAAATATGATTGCTTTTCGGGAAAAGTACAGCGGACACTTAGCCATACAGACCATGGTGATGGAACCCTGGTCTACCACTGAAGAGCAACGCTACATCGCCATTCTCAACGCCATGCAACCTGATGAAGTTCAGCTCAATACGCCCTTGCGCCCCCGTCCCGTGACTCACTTAGTCGAGGCACGGGGCAACCATGATGCCACCCCTGATGTCACTTGGCGACACCCCCGCCATGTCACCCTAGACACCTTAAAAGCGATGGGCGATCGCCTGCAGTCAGAGCTGGCTATCCCCATCAAACTCCCTCTTGATCACTCTCGAGCCCAGACCAACATGATGGCATCATGA